One stretch of Rosistilla oblonga DNA includes these proteins:
- the argH gene encoding argininosuccinate lyase, whose translation MASPSRSGVFDAASDSRLEQFCESISFDRRLYEVDIEGSSAHAEMLAVQGLISGKECDQILEALAAIRVELDEDTLPMRTELEDVHMHVEQALIDRLGDVGRKLHTARSRNDQVSTDFRLWIRGQLDLVDGLLADLQRAFLGRCEGDFDVVLPAYTHLQRAQPVLASHYWLAYIEKLARDRQRIADCRSRVNICSLGVAAVAGTSMDIDRKLTAEKLGFDDVTRNSLDTSSDRDFVVEAAFVLTMIAQHLSGWSEEWILWSTEEFGFLKIPHAFCTGSSIMPQKVNPDVLELTRGKTARVVGNLQTLLVLIKGLPLAYNRDLQEDKPPLFDSFDTVIACLQLAIPIVSGSTLQRDRIASRLEHGYLDATTLMEYLMKKGLPQRTAHHLVGSLVGEAMKRKIPLSEMPLDAMIEAGVSVDNSIFDVLGTANAVRAYVSFGSSAPEQVRQQMQYWKTLLS comes from the coding sequence TTGGCTAGCCCTTCACGAAGCGGCGTTTTCGACGCAGCATCGGACTCTCGTTTGGAACAGTTTTGCGAAAGTATCAGCTTCGACCGTCGGTTGTACGAAGTCGATATCGAAGGTTCATCGGCGCATGCGGAAATGCTCGCCGTGCAAGGTTTGATCTCGGGCAAAGAATGCGATCAGATCCTCGAAGCCTTAGCGGCTATCCGTGTCGAATTGGATGAGGACACGCTGCCGATGCGGACGGAATTGGAAGACGTTCACATGCACGTCGAACAAGCGTTGATCGATCGCTTGGGCGATGTTGGTCGCAAGCTGCACACGGCGCGCAGCCGCAACGACCAGGTCTCGACCGACTTCCGTCTGTGGATCCGCGGCCAATTGGATTTGGTCGACGGCCTGTTGGCTGACCTGCAACGGGCGTTCCTGGGCCGCTGCGAAGGCGACTTCGATGTGGTCCTGCCGGCGTACACTCACCTGCAACGAGCGCAACCGGTTTTGGCGAGCCATTATTGGTTGGCGTACATCGAAAAACTGGCTCGCGATCGCCAGCGGATCGCCGATTGCCGAAGCCGTGTGAACATCTGCAGCTTGGGTGTCGCAGCGGTTGCCGGTACGTCGATGGATATCGATCGCAAGTTGACAGCCGAAAAGCTGGGCTTCGACGATGTTACCCGCAACAGCTTGGACACCTCCAGCGACCGCGACTTTGTCGTCGAAGCAGCGTTTGTGCTGACGATGATCGCACAGCACTTGAGCGGTTGGTCCGAGGAGTGGATCTTGTGGAGCACCGAGGAATTTGGGTTCCTGAAGATTCCGCATGCCTTCTGCACCGGCAGCAGCATCATGCCGCAAAAGGTCAATCCCGACGTGCTCGAACTGACCCGTGGCAAGACGGCTCGCGTGGTCGGCAATCTGCAGACGCTGCTGGTTCTGATCAAGGGACTGCCGTTGGCGTACAACCGCGATCTGCAAGAGGACAAACCGCCGTTGTTCGATTCGTTCGACACCGTGATCGCGTGTCTGCAGTTGGCGATTCCGATCGTCTCGGGCAGCACCTTGCAGCGCGATCGGATCGCATCGCGACTGGAGCACGGGTATTTGGACGCCACGACGCTGATGGAATACCTGATGAAGAAGGGCCTGCCACAGCGGACCGCTCATCATCTGGTCGGTTCGTTGGTAGGCGAGGCGATGAAGCGCAAGATCCCGCTGTCGGAGATGCCTTTGGACGCGATGATCGAAGCTGGCGTGTCGGTCGACAATTCGATCTTCGACGTCTTGGGGACCGCCAACGCCGTCCGCGCCTACGTCAGCTTTGGCTCTTCGGCTCCCGAACAGGTCCGCCAACAGATGCAGTACTGGAAGACATTGCTCTCGTAG
- a CDS encoding phosphoribosyl-ATP diphosphatase, with the protein MSEALTILNRLMETIQDRASQRPEGSYTTKLIEGGAPRIGKKVIEEAAEVVEAAAESGEEGKQHFTYEVGDLLYHVMVMMAWRGVTLDDVAAELGRREGIGGLVEKAQRSQSTDDTK; encoded by the coding sequence ATGAGCGAAGCACTGACGATCCTGAACCGATTGATGGAAACGATCCAAGACCGCGCCAGCCAGCGGCCCGAGGGATCGTACACGACGAAGTTGATCGAAGGTGGAGCCCCGCGGATCGGCAAGAAGGTGATCGAGGAAGCGGCCGAGGTTGTCGAAGCGGCGGCCGAAAGCGGCGAAGAGGGAAAGCAGCATTTCACTTACGAAGTCGGCGACTTGCTCTATCATGTGATGGTCATGATGGCATGGCGCGGGGTCACGTTGGACGACGTGGCTGCCGAATTGGGACGCCGCGAAGGGATCGGCGGACTTGTCGAAAAGGCGCAACGCTCTCAATCGACCGACGACACCAAATAG
- the hisG gene encoding ATP phosphoribosyltransferase: MGTNNNLRIGLPSKGRLSDLAGDLLKQAGLRFRRQNRSLFARVSDLPVDLIFLRTDDIPTLCAEGAIDMGITGSDLVDEAGADVSVRMPLGVGRCRLAICAPEDSPAQSGKDLAGARIATSFPNISAKHLAQYGVTPHVVNLSGSVEVMISLGIADAIVDLVETGSTLAANKLRILEEIDTYETVLIQNGKCRDTVTAERIVRRLEGVVIARDFSLLEFNIPKSALAAAEKITPGFKSPTINSLEDQEWCAVRVMVKRSEVISAMEQLESVGASAIMETEITNCRL, from the coding sequence ATGGGCACCAACAACAATCTACGAATCGGGCTCCCCAGCAAAGGGCGATTAAGCGACCTAGCGGGCGATCTGCTGAAACAGGCGGGGCTGCGGTTTCGCCGCCAGAATCGCAGCCTGTTCGCGCGGGTCAGCGACCTGCCAGTCGATCTGATCTTCCTGCGAACCGACGATATTCCCACGCTTTGCGCCGAAGGGGCGATCGACATGGGGATCACCGGCAGCGATCTGGTCGACGAAGCGGGAGCCGATGTGTCGGTCAGGATGCCTCTGGGCGTTGGCCGCTGCCGGTTGGCGATCTGCGCTCCCGAGGACTCGCCCGCTCAGAGCGGCAAGGATCTTGCGGGCGCCCGGATCGCAACCAGCTTCCCGAACATCTCGGCGAAACACCTGGCTCAATACGGCGTCACGCCTCATGTGGTGAACCTGTCGGGATCGGTCGAAGTGATGATCTCGTTGGGAATCGCCGATGCGATCGTCGACCTCGTGGAAACCGGCAGCACGCTGGCGGCTAACAAACTGCGGATTCTCGAAGAGATCGACACCTACGAGACGGTCTTGATTCAAAACGGCAAGTGCCGCGATACCGTGACGGCGGAACGAATTGTTCGCCGCTTGGAAGGTGTTGTGATCGCACGCGACTTCTCGCTGTTGGAATTCAATATTCCCAAGTCGGCGTTGGCGGCCGCTGAAAAGATCACTCCCGGTTTTAAGTCTCCAACGATCAATTCGTTGGAGGATCAAGAATGGTGTGCCGTCCGCGTGATGGTCAAACGCAGCGAAGTGATCAGCGCGATGGAACAGCTCGAATCGGTGGGCGCATCGGCGATCATGGAAACCGAAATCACCAATTGCCGGCTGTAA